From Acinetobacter suaedae, one genomic window encodes:
- the nuoE gene encoding NADH-quinone oxidoreductase subunit NuoE, producing the protein MMILTDKKPRVNVEGILTADEIHEIEHHIGHYPYPRAASLDALKCVQRRNGWVDDAQMNAIAQLLTISVADLEGVATFYNRIYRQPVGRHVILLCDSIACFLMGAETLAEAFQRELGIQYGQTTADGRFTLLPICCLGNCDKGPTLMIDEDTHGLVDVSSVKQLLEKYV; encoded by the coding sequence ATGATGATTTTGACTGATAAAAAACCACGTGTGAATGTTGAAGGGATTTTGACTGCGGATGAAATCCATGAAATTGAACATCACATTGGTCATTACCCATACCCACGTGCAGCTTCATTGGATGCATTGAAGTGTGTACAACGCCGTAACGGTTGGGTAGATGATGCACAAATGAATGCAATTGCACAATTATTGACAATCAGTGTGGCAGATTTGGAAGGTGTAGCAACGTTCTATAATCGTATCTACCGCCAACCTGTTGGGCGTCATGTCATTTTATTGTGTGATTCAATTGCTTGCTTCTTGATGGGGGCGGAAACGCTTGCAGAAGCGTTTCAACGTGAGTTGGGTATCCAGTACGGACAAACTACAGCAGATGGTCGTTTTACCTTGCTCCCAATTTGCTGTTTAGGCAATTGTGACAAAGGTCCAACGTTAATGATTGATGAAGATACTCACGGTTTAGTGGACGTATCATCAGTTAAACAGTTATTGGAGAAGTATGTATGA